Proteins from one Malaya genurostris strain Urasoe2022 chromosome 2, Malgen_1.1, whole genome shotgun sequence genomic window:
- the LOC131426982 gene encoding probable cytochrome P450 9f2: protein MEIDIGVLIALVLLATVLYKWVTKNNDYFHDKPIPSMAVKFLLGSTGPLILKRYSFNGFVNLIYNKFPSAKVFGIFDSLTPIFVIRDPELIRKITIKDFDHFVDHRPTFGDSKNDNKNSLFGKALFSLEGAKWRDMRAILSPAFTGSKMRQMFELIIECCENVSNHYQTQSGESQEIGLTDLFSRFGTDVIASCAFGFKIDSFNDPENDFFIIGKKMMRFDKLIVALRIFGFKFFPTTLGKLGVDIVDREHIQYFRTIILNSIQERQTKGIIRADMINLLIQARNGTLRHQQEKEHDEGFATVQESDIGKATVTKKMTENEMVAQAFVFFLAGFETVSTTLSFLVYDLVMNPDIQQKLYEEILSTEGELNGKTLNYDTLQMMRYMDMVVSESMRIRPAAAMLDRVCLHDYVLDDGNGLKFTIDKGTAVWIPTQGIHLDPQYYPNPTKFDPERFSLENRGKINPFTYLPFGTGPRNCIGSRLALMEIKSIIYYLLLHFSFKQCDRTQVPLKLRKGYTIMGSESEIYVELKKRQKEL, encoded by the exons ATGGAAATCGATATTGGTGTTTTGATCGCACTGGTCTTACTAGCAACAGTTCTGTACAAATGGGTGACCAAAAATAATGATTACTTTCACGACAAGCCAATTCCGTCAATGGCGGTGAAGTTTCTGCTTGGAAGCACAGGACCTCTGATTCTGAAACGCTATTCATTTAACGGATTCgttaatttaatttacaatAAGTTTCCCAGTGCAAA AGTTTTCGGTATATTCGACTCACTGACACCAATTTTCGTAATTCGTGATCCAGAATTGATTAGAAAAATTACCATAAAGGATTTCGACCACTTCGTGGACCATCGGCCAACCTTTGGAGACAGCAAGAATGACAATAAAAATTCCCTCTtcggaaaagcattattttcatTAGAAGGCGCAAAGTGGCGCGACATGAGAGCTATTCTGAGTCCGGCCTTCACTGGAAGTAAGATGCGTCAAATGTTTGAATTGatcattgaatgctgcgaaaatgtttcaaaccaCTATCAAACCCAATCGGGAGAATCGCAAGAAATAGGACTTACTGATCTTTTCTCTCGATTTGGTACAGATGTTATTGCGTCGTGCGCGTTTGGATTCAAGATAGATTCATTCAATGATCCGGAAAATGATTTCTTTATAATCGGCAAAAAGATGATGCGTTTCGATAAACTCATCGTAGCGCTGAGAATATTTGGATTTAAATTTTTCCCAACTACGCTGGGCAAGTTAGGAGTCGACATCGTCGATCGAGAGCATATTCAGTATTTCCGTACCATTATATTGAATTCAATACAAGAGCGACAAACGAAAGGGATCATTCGGGCGGATATGATTAATTTGTTGATCCAAGCAAGAAATGGAACGCTGCGACATCAACAGGAAAAGGAACACGACGAAGGATTTGCTACGGTTCAGGAATCTGATATTGGAAAAGCCACAGTGACgaaaaaaatgacagaaaacgagATGGTCGCTCAAGCCTTCGTGTTTTTCCTTGCTGGGTTCGAAACTGTGTCTACTACCTTATCGTTTTTGGTATACGATTTAGTGATGAATCCTGATATCCAGCAAAAATTGTACGAAGAAATCCTATCGACAGAAGGAGAGTTGAATGGCAAGACACTCAACTATGATACCTTGCAAATGATGAGATATATGGACATGGTCGTATCAGAGAGTATGCGGATCCGTCCGGCTGCAGCCATGTTGGACAGGGTCTGCCTTCATGATTACGTGCTGGACGATGGCAATGGGTTGAAGTTTACTATTGACAAAGGTACTGCCGTGTGGATCCCAACTCAAGGTATCCATCTTGATCCTCAGTACTACCCGAATCCAACCAAATTCGATCCGGAACGCTTCAGTCTGGAAAACAGAGGCAAGATCAACCCATTCACATATCTACCATTTGGTACAGGGCCAAGAAACTGTATTGGATCTCGACTCGCTCTGATGGAGATCAAATCAATTATTTACTATTTATTATTGCACTTTTCTTTTAAACAGTGCGATAGAACACAGGTTCCACTCAAGTTACGCAAAGGCTATACTATAATGGGTAGTGAAAGTGAGATATATGTTGAACTAAAGAAACGACAAAAAGAATTATAA